Part of the Paroedura picta isolate Pp20150507F chromosome 3, Ppicta_v3.0, whole genome shotgun sequence genome is shown below.
CGTAGTTGGCAGTGGCAGCTGTGTTGGAGAAGGCACAGTGGGCCAATGGGGCCGAGAAAGCCAAGTAGGCCAAGCCTAATCGGTACAGCCGGGCACTAAGCTTCTTACTGGGTCCCCTGCTGGCTTTGTAGTGCCGATGCCGCTGGGCCACCACGCTGGTTGTCAGACTGATAGGCACGATGGCCACGGAACGACCGTGGAAGATCGGTGCGGTTatgaaggcagctgtcagagtGCCCTGCAGGTCTGAGGACTGGCCCCCCACTTCAGACACCAAGTGAACTCCGAGGCCCACAGCCAAGGGTAAGGCCACTAAGTAGAACCCAGGCAGGCTGGAGAGACCGATGAGGGCCACCAGTCCAAAGTAGATGCCTACGAAGACCTGGCCGAGGAAGCGCACGGGGCTCAAAGGTGGGTGTTCATCTCTGGGAGCTTCCAAGGTACTGTTGGCCTGCGCCACCCAGCCAGGCAACAGCCACAGCTCCCACAGCCACCCTACTCCAAAGCCCCCCAAAGTCAACATCCACAAGAGGGCGTGATTATCCCGGCCCAGGTAGAGATGGTGGAGCCCAGCTGGACCCCCCAGAGCCCAGAGAGCAACGGCCACCAAAAGGCGCTTGGCCATAACTGGGCAGAAACGCCTTCACCATACACAGGATATCCTGCTGCAGTGTGTCCAGTGGGTGGCCAACAGTCCTGAAGGAACAAGAGAGAATGGTAAGAGTCTCAGCTACACAGGCAACAGGCACAACAATCCATGCAGAATTCCAGGCACGATGCTAGAACTGTGGCTTAGCTTCCTGCCAGCATGCCACCCACCCATGTCTACCTATGCTGCTAGCTGTCACTCACGCATCACTTCCTAACATGAAAATGTCTGTATTACAATAATTAGCAACTGACCTGGCGTTTACCAGTTGTCTCCTAGGGACGCCTCTGCGCCTCCTCAGAGCCTATTCCTCTTGGGAGAAGGAATTTCCTTGGAGCAAGGCTTTCTATCGTAGAGTCTCCCACAACTCCTGTAGGCTGGGTCCAGCCAGGCTGAGATCACCACTTCCGTGGCAGTCCAACAGCCAAAATCCCAATTGTCACATGAGTAGTCTTTCTGGGACTTTCTGGGTCTCATACTTTCCAGCTCATTCCTCACTTTCCTCAGGGCCTCAATGTGAACTCAGGAAACCTTTGATCCCCTAGGGCTGGGTTGGACTTTGCCTTTCTCCTGGGGGAGAGTGATGTGATTGGACACAGGCTGCCTgtcagggagggaagaggcggGGACAAAGGGCACAGAGGCCCCTGTAAACCTGCCTGGGTTTACAGGGGCTGTGCAGGAGTTTCAGAAGCAGGAtctggaaagggagggaaagagggaggggacaAATGCTGATCTAGATTTCTCCCTTTGCATCTACACATTTCAGGGTAGATTTGTAAGCTGATGTACTGTTAGAAGCACTCCTGTGGCGATGTAGCTGACACCCATCAGGTGGTAACTAGATTTTAAGCTCCACCTATTTCCACTGGGTTGCTTGAGCAAGACATGAGTTGCTCAGCCTCCCTGAAGGGAAACAATTAGGCCCTGTACCTTTTTTTTCCAAAAGCAATAGCTTCTGACCTTAGCAATACATAGGAAAATGGAACGGCAATACTTTACTTCAGAGCTTGGTAGGAAATAATCGGGAATTGTTCCAGTCAGCACTGGCACTTGCATAATAAACAACATTCTTATTTTCACAGGGAGgggttgtttttctttgcttctttAACTATGCCTCTACTGCATTTTGATCCAGtaccctctaagccaggggtggccaaactgtggctctccagatgtccacagactacacaATGGACACCTAGAGATCACTTTATACCTACTGACcgacaaacatacctgcatgccccCAGCTGCCATCTAAACATACTGAATAATCCATTGTAGGCAGCCAGGCTCTATGCTAcaactgcatctgctccaatcctatagacagagattctcacctgagggATCTACAAAAACCCTTCtcggaactaaagtacccacccaatgcggtaaaaaaaaacacagattaacaaagccagaatgatacccagagaaaacctgttagaagacagaccctaAAGAGACACTAGTGGTCACctacagctctcaactcaaaacagtttagcccatcatcagtgacttacaccCTCTACTAGAAAATGATAGTTTTCTTTCACAAGTACTgaggggcaaaccttttctttcacacaaacaccccccccccttcaaacaaGTCCTCACCCATAACAATGTAACTTCTAATTGGGACATGgatactggtaccagagcttgcaacaaacccaaatgccaactttgctgccacatatactagaatcatagaatcatagagttggaaggggccatacaggccatctagtccaaccccctgctcaacgcaggatcagccctaagcatcctaaagcatccaagaaaagtgtgtatccaacctttgcttgaagactgccagtgagggggagctcaggaaaaaaattttcacagtcagagtagttcagcagtggaataggctgcctaaggaggtggtgagctccccctcactggcagtcttcaagcaaagattagatacacacttttcttggattctttaggatgcttttggctgatcctgcgttgagcagggggttggactagatggcctgtatggccccttccaactctatgattctatgattctaatttactctctccttatatttaCACTCTGataattcctatttcattgtctaaggaagtgtgcatgcacatgaaagctcacacctggaatataacttagttggttttaaaggtgccatttgaCTCAAATTTTGATTTATTGAGTATACAGTTAGTCAGTGCAAGGGACTAACAGtcttttcttgcatttctgctgGTTGATATGGGATACATCTGGTGCAACACCTCAAACGGATCTGAATATGGATGTAATGTCTGTAGTCCCATCCCGGGGAGCATGctagaagaggcagaagaagccAAGGGAGCTGAGGAGGCCAAGGTAGAGGCTGCActgatccaacctttgcttgaagactgccagtgatttgcttgaagactgtcagtgatcATGTTTGGCCTCGCTTTCTCCCAAATTGGGATTCAGGCAGACTTACATGTTCTTTCTtacatgttatcctcacaacaaccctgtgaggtagattaggcttacaggctgtgactggctgaaggacacccagcaagtttccatgggagAGTAGGGAACCAAATCTGaagctgggtcttccagatcctgcaaaaaacagacatgtcacgaTAACAATAGATGGTGAACAGAtcgaatgcgttcaagaatttatttttcttggtGACTGCAGTAGGGAAATAAagtgtcaaattgctctgggtcactcagcaatggtgaaccgaacatggaaaagccaggacataagcctgactaccaaatgtagattagttcagtctatcatatttccaatagccacttatggctgttaaagttggatgatgaaaaaagtCAGACAAGAGAAgtatcgattcatttgaactctggtgttggagaaggcttctgtgggttccgtggacagcaaaaatcacaagcaaggaaatactacagcacatgaaGCCTAATATATCTTTGggaggcaaaatcatgaaactccggctcacttactcgggccatatcatgcaatccaactcaacggAGAAAGCAATCGTgccaggattggtcagtggaaaaaggaaaccaggttgacaatcaaaatggacattggcaagaatattgcatggctgagggaggcagtgtgggatcAGGGATTATGGAGACTGCTGTGTCTtgagatcgccaagagtcggacatgactgaacagctGAAAACAAGAACTCTCAGATCCTAATCCCACATTATAACTAGTGCCCCATGCATCTAAGGGGACCCAATGCATTCAATGAAAACTCCCATCATTTCCTTCCAGATCCAACCTGCAGTAATTGCCTGAATTATTCCCTGAGAGCAGAAGCTACAGTTCTGTCATTCTGGTGCACAGTTTCTTTATGAGTGTTGAATGATGAGGATACAGGTTTGCCAGTGCTTAATTTATAAACTGAGCCATGGCTAGAAGTGGCATGTCTGGAAGCCTCACGCAGCCCttccccagatgtgtgctggcTAATTACTTCTACTCTGCTGTAAGCCACTCCCCACTCAGAGACACTCTCTTCTTTATTAACATTTCATATGCATCAGAGCTAATTTCCTAGTTCTGGATTGGAACCCTGGTCCCTAATTAACCCCTGTGGGCTACTTAATGAGCACTAAGGATGACATCCATGCTTAAAACTCTTCTGCGATTGCTGCACCTACCTGCCTGCGATAAAGTTCCTTCTGCTTTGTTAGGTGCCAAATTAAACCCAGTGGAAATCTCTAGGCTTGGCGTTAACTACCAGTATTTTAGAAAACGTGGGACTCCTCAGCTAGTAGAAGTGTTTACAACCTTAGCAAAGCTATGGAGCACAGTTTGCTGCTGCTGTGAATGGGCCCTACTATTCTTGTGATCGTATCAGAACGTAGCATACCAAACAGTGCTTCCAGCACTTCAGGGTTGTTTGTCCCTGGTGTTTATCACTGGCTTTTTTAAGGTCCTCATATAGGTAAatgcgagcctcttgtggcgcagagtggtaaggcagccgtctgaaagctttgcccataaggctgggagttcaatcccagcagccggctcaaggttgactcagccttccatccttccgaggtcggtaaaatgagtacccagcttgctggggggtaaacggtcatgactggggaaggtgctgtcaaaccaccccgtattgagtctgccatgaaaacgctagagggcgtcactccaagggtcagacatgactcggtgcttgcacaggggatacctttacctttaccttataggtaAATGCACATCTAATCCAATCCAGTTCTTTCAACCACGGTCAGGCACAGCAGCTGGTCCAAGTGATAACCCAAGCTATGCCTGCAACAAAGCCCACAAACACTCAAGCTGGAATAAGTCTCTAACAAGACGCAAGTTGATCATCATCCCAGGAGATGGCTTAAAAACACCAGGTGGCAGTATCGACATCATAATGAAAGCACAGGAACAGGGAAATCTCCCTGGGATGTTGCTGGTCTCCTTGCGCAGGATCGTTCGGTCCATCAAGCAGCACACAAAGGAAGCACGTCCTGGGAGTCAGAAACAATGGAAGTGCTTTAAAGCATTATGAAATCGCTATCAAAAAGCCACTTATATGTCAGACATATGTTGGTCACCCTGCTGTGTCACCATAGATCTTCATTTGCAGGCTTTTCACTGTGTGCAAACCCTCTAGAAAAATGCAACCCATTTGAGTTTCACAGTGTACGCAGAGACAGAAAAACCCAGAACAAAATACAGGGGCCCTTTATGTGCACGTTGTATaacgcactttcagtgcactctagaagtagattttcctgttctgcaaggacaatccagctgcaaaagcatattgaaagtgcattattcaacatgtgcagaatgggccagagtctggtagcaccttaaaacCCAAAAACATTTTCCCAAGGgacaagctttcatgagtcataagcactctttgtcagatgaTACACCCAACGTAGTGAGCTTCGTAGTGGCTTATGCCAcggaaaatgttgttggtctttcaggtgctacaGAACTTGAATTCTGCTACAGAACTTGAATTCTGTTCTATTAGTACAATCTAACAGGAAGAAAGTTTGTCTTGGTGTGTGACTGCAATAATCTACCCATGGATTTTGTGCCAATTTTGACACAAAAAATATCTTTCACATAACTTTGTTccatttatttgtgttttttttttaagtcagtggAACCcagatcagaatcacagaatcacaca
Proteins encoded:
- the DNAJC22 gene encoding dnaJ homolog subfamily C member 22, with protein sequence MAKRLLVAVALWALGGPAGLHHLYLGRDNHALLWMLTLGGFGVGWLWELWLLPGWVAQANSTLEAPRDEHPPLSPVRFLGQVFVGIYFGLVALIGLSSLPGFYLVALPLAVGLGVHLVSEVGGQSSDLQGTLTAAFITAPIFHGRSVAIVPISLTTSVVAQRHRHYKASRGPSKKLSARLYRLGLAYLAFSAPLAHCAFSNTAATANYVARAIGATLDWVSVFPSLSGILESVLLLPYRVWKALGFGGSYFQEWEKVFVFVQSFQSERQQMAYKVLGLHSDSTLDEINKSYRELVKRWHPDHNRHQAAEAERRFIEVQAAYELLTQMKKQKPV